The following is a genomic window from Niveispirillum cyanobacteriorum.
GGAACACGGCCTTGGTCACCAGATTACTTTCCGTGTCCTCCATCAGCAGGGGCAGCGAATGCGGCCCGTGCAGTTGCAGGCTGAAATAGGGGGTGCTTTCCACCTCCACCAGATCATGGGCGCTGGCGAAGGCCACCAGACTGTCCAGCAGGTGATAGCCGTCTTCCCGCCGGCCCAGCACATGCAGATACAGGTTCAACTTGGCAGCGGCATAGGCACGGATGGCGGTCATGGGGCGGCGTCCGAAGGTTGCGGCCGTTGCATTCTGGCAGAGGCCGCGAAATGAAACCACCCCGTTACAATTTTCCGCCGGGCGTGTTGGCGGGTGCGTTTTATAAAGGTCTGCACAAATGGCCGGCGCATGGTCGCGACACGGCCCCCGAATGGACAGGGACAGCATGACACAGCATCATCACCGCCCGCATTTCGCCCGCCGCCTGCTGGGCGCCTCCGCCATCGCGCTGGCCGCCGCCCTGGCACCGCTCGCGAGTGCCGCTGCACAACAGGCCGCCCCGGCCAGCACCGAGGCGCCGGCCAAGACCGACCCGCGCTATGTCTGGGACCTGACGCCGATTTTCAAGGATGACGCATCCTGGGATGCGGCGCGCAAACAGGCGCTGGCCGATCTGCCCTCGCTGGACGCGCTGAAGGGTACCCTGGGCAAGGATGCCGCGACCCTGCGCGCCGCCATGGACCGTATGTCCAAGGTCGGGCACGATGTGGAACGCGTGCTGGTCTATGCCTACCTGCAATATTCCACCGACACCCGCAACAATGCCTATCAGGAACGCTGGAGCCTGGCGCAGGCCCTGTCGGCGCAGGCGCAGGCGGCCACAGCCTGGGTCTCGCCGGAGGTGCAGGGGGTTGGTGCCGAAAAGATCGCCAGTTTCATCAAGGCCGATGCCGGCCTGTCCAAGCATGCCTTCCGCCTGAACGATATCCTGCGCCTGAAGGCCCATACGCTGACACCGGAAACCGAAGCGGCCCTGGCGGCCCTGGGTCCTGTGCTGGGATCGGCCAGCAACACATACTCCGCCCTGGCCAATGCCGATATCGACTGGCCGGAAATCACCCTGCCCGACGGCACCAAGCGCAAGGTGAACCAGTCTGCCTATCAGTCTCTGCGCCAGAATGATGATCGGGCCGTCCGCAAGCTGGTATTCGACACGTTCTGGACCAAATTCGGTCAGTACGCGACCACCATGGGCAATACGCTTGGCGCCGCCGTCCAGACCGGTACCATCGATGCCAAGCTGCGCGGATACCCGACCGCCGTCGCCGCTTCGCTGGCCAATAACGATATCCCGGAAAGCGTCTACCGCACCCTGGTGGCCGAGGCGAACAAGGGCCTGCCGACCCTCCACCGCTATTTCAAGCTGCGGCAGAAGATGCTGAAGCTGCCGGACCTGTACTATTACGACATCTATCCGTCGCTGATCAGCCTGGACAAGAAGTTCACGCTGGACGAATCACGGACGACGACCCTGGCGGCGGTCAAGCCGCTGGGCAAGGAATATGGCGACATGCTGGCGGCCCTGACGGCCAAGCGGACCATGCATGTATACCCGTCAGAGGGCAAGGACAGCGGCGCCTATCACTGGGGCAGCTATGGGCTGGACCCATATATCTTCCTGAACCATCAGGATGATTATAACTCCATGTCCACCTATGCCCATGAATGGGGCCATGGCATGCATTCGGCCCTGGCATCGAAGAACCAGCCCTATGAGCTGGCCAATTACTCCCTGTTCATGGCGGAAATCGCGTCGACCACGAACGAGATGCTGCTGACCGACTATCTCGTTTCCAAGGCCAAGACCAAGGAAGAGAAGCTGTTCTACCTGGGCCAGTCGCTGGAAGGGCTGCGCGGGACCTTCTTCCGCCAGACCATGTTCGCGGAGTTTG
Proteins encoded in this region:
- the pepF gene encoding oligoendopeptidase F; protein product: MTQHHHRPHFARRLLGASAIALAAALAPLASAAAQQAAPASTEAPAKTDPRYVWDLTPIFKDDASWDAARKQALADLPSLDALKGTLGKDAATLRAAMDRMSKVGHDVERVLVYAYLQYSTDTRNNAYQERWSLAQALSAQAQAATAWVSPEVQGVGAEKIASFIKADAGLSKHAFRLNDILRLKAHTLTPETEAALAALGPVLGSASNTYSALANADIDWPEITLPDGTKRKVNQSAYQSLRQNDDRAVRKLVFDTFWTKFGQYATTMGNTLGAAVQTGTIDAKLRGYPTAVAASLANNDIPESVYRTLVAEANKGLPTLHRYFKLRQKMLKLPDLYYYDIYPSLISLDKKFTLDESRTTTLAAVKPLGKEYGDMLAALTAKRTMHVYPSEGKDSGAYHWGSYGLDPYIFLNHQDDYNSMSTYAHEWGHGMHSALASKNQPYELANYSLFMAEIASTTNEMLLTDYLVSKAKTKEEKLFYLGQSLEGLRGTFFRQTMFAEFELATHDAVERGEALSGSKMKDIYCGLLKKYHGDAEGVMKIDEKYCAEWAFIPHFYRPFYVFQYATSISAGTYFAEQISKGGAKARDNYLNVLKAGGSEYPYPLLKKAGLDMATAAPYQALVRRMDATIDQMEKLLAE